GAGGGTGGTCGCCCGGGTCTCGATGCCCGTCATCTCCTCGATCATCGGGGCGAGACGTTCGCCGATGCCACCGAGGCGTGGGCGGCCGAAGGCGTCGAGCCCGCGCTCGGAGTGGGCGTCGTCGGCCGACCCGGGGATGAAACCCTCGGCGACGACGACGAGCGGTGAACGCCCGCGGGCGTTGGCGCTCTCGACCCAGCCGCGGACCTCGTCCATCGTGGTCTTCTGCTCAGGAATGAGGATCGCGTGCGCGCCCGCGGCCATGCCGGAGTGCAGGGCGATCCAGCCGACGTGCCGGCCCATCACCTCGGCGACCATGCAGCGGCTGTGGGAGTCGCCGGTGGTGCGGAGCCTGTCCATGGCGTCGGTGGCGATCTGAACGGCGGTGTCGAAGCCGAATGTGTAGTCGGTGGCGTCGAGGTCGTTGTCGATGGTCTTCGGCACTCCGACGATCTTCAGTCCGGCATCCGTGAGCCGTTTGGCAGCCGCCAGGGTGCCCTCGCCGCCGATGGCGATGATGGCGTCGATGCCTTCGCGCTCCATGTTCGCCTGGATGCGCTCGGGGCCGCCCTCGCCCTCGAACGGGTTGGTGCGCGAGGTGCCGAGGATGGTGCCGCCCTCTTTGGCGATACCGCGCACATTCGCGCGACCGAGCTCGATCAGGTCGGACTTGACGACTCCGCGCCACCCGCCGCGGAAGCCGACGAACTCCTGGTCGTTGATCTCCGTGCCTTTCAGCACAATGCCGCGGATGACCGCGTTCAGGCCCGGGCAGTCTCCACCGCTGGTCAGAATTCCAATTCGCATGGCTATACCCTATGGCTTTCCCGCACAGCGTAATCGACGGCCGATCCTGCCGCGAAGGCAGCCGGTGTCAGT
Above is a genomic segment from Subtercola boreus containing:
- a CDS encoding ATP-dependent 6-phosphofructokinase, with the protein product MRIGILTSGGDCPGLNAVIRGIVLKGTEINDQEFVGFRGGWRGVVKSDLIELGRANVRGIAKEGGTILGTSRTNPFEGEGGPERIQANMEREGIDAIIAIGGEGTLAAAKRLTDAGLKIVGVPKTIDNDLDATDYTFGFDTAVQIATDAMDRLRTTGDSHSRCMVAEVMGRHVGWIALHSGMAAGAHAILIPEQKTTMDEVRGWVESANARGRSPLVVVAEGFIPGSADDAHSERGLDAFGRPRLGGIGERLAPMIEEMTGIETRATTLGHIQRGGVPSAFDRVLATRLGMAASDSVQAGNWGQMVALRGTEIENVGFEEALGKLKTVPQARYDEAAQLFG